The following are from one region of the Salmo trutta chromosome 22, fSalTru1.1, whole genome shotgun sequence genome:
- the hyi gene encoding putative hydroxypyruvate isomerase, translating to MPPLKFCANLSWLFTDLPEFTQRIYAAASAGFQAVEVAWLYDSDLQELQRVKNATGVDVVLINTPLGDAKAGDLGLGAVPGREEDFRKGLDLAMQYAKALDCRSIHLMAGRVPVGADRATIAVEMEDTFVQNLKHAADVLSNEGITGLIEPINTRITDPRYFLDSPHQAAAILQKVGHPNIKLQMDVFHWQIMDSNLTQNIQKYFPLIGHIQIAQVPSRNEPDSAGEINFPYLFSLLEEMGYQGYIGCEYKPLGSTNEGLGWVKDYLKRNK from the exons ATGCCCCCATTAAAATTCTGCGCGAATCTTTCGTGGTTGTTTACGGATCTGCCAGAGTTTACCCAGAGAATATATGCTGCTGCATCGGCTGGGTTTCAGGCTGTGGAGGTGGCATGGCTGTATGACTCTGACTTACAGGAGCTCCAGAGAGTCAAGAATGCTACTGGGGTTGATGTGGTGCTGATCAACACACCCCTTG GAGATGCTAAGGCAGGTGATCTTGGTCTGGGTGCTGTTCCTGGCAGAGAGGAGGACTTCAGAAAGGGTCTGGACTTGGCCATGCAGTACGCCAAGGCTCTGGACTGCAGGAG CATCCACTTGATGGCTGGGAGGGTACCTGTGGGGGCGGACCGAGCTACCATTGCCGTGGAAATGGAGGACACCTTTGTACAAAACCTAAAACATGCTGCCGATGTCCTCTCAAAT GAGGGCATCACTGGCCTGATTGAGCCAATCAACACACGGATAACAGATCCCAGATATTTCCTGGACAGTCCACATCAGG CGGCTGCTATCCTGCAGAAAGTTGGCCACCCAAATATTAAACTGCAGATG GATGTCTTCCACTGGCAGATAATGGACAGCAACTTGAcacagaacatacaaaaatatttCCCTCTCATTG GTCACATCCAGATAGCCCAGGTGCCCAGCAGGAATGAGCCAGACAGTGCAGGAGAAATTAACTTCCCATATCTCTTCAGTCTACTGGAGGAGATGGGTTACCAGGGATACATCGGCTGTGAATACAAACCACTAG GCTCTACAAATGAAGGTCTTGGTTGGGTGAAAGATTACTTGAAGCGCAACAAGTGA